The following proteins are encoded in a genomic region of uncultured Vibrio sp.:
- a CDS encoding sulfite exporter TauE/SafE family protein, with protein MTVSLFLLLLALGAFVGVMAGLLGIGGGLIVVPALLYLLPYVGIAPELSMHIALATSLASIIITSGSSAMHHLKLGNVDMFVVKWLMPGVVIGGFVGASLAEIIPTHYLPKLFGVIVLFLAVQMFRSIKVLKSKPMPSSPVTVMYGAGIGVVSSLAGIGGGSLSVPFLNKHGVEMRKAVGSSSVCGCVIAISGMIGFILHGYKAENLPAYSIGYVYLPALLAIAMTSMLTTKVGAKLATRLPTAVLKRVFAVFLIIIAATMLL; from the coding sequence GTGACAGTCTCTTTATTTTTGTTATTGCTGGCATTGGGTGCGTTTGTCGGTGTCATGGCGGGGCTGCTGGGTATCGGCGGCGGACTTATTGTTGTACCTGCTTTGTTGTACCTTCTTCCTTACGTTGGTATTGCGCCTGAACTGAGCATGCATATTGCTCTAGCAACCTCGCTGGCGAGCATCATTATTACCTCGGGGTCATCGGCTATGCACCATCTAAAACTGGGTAATGTCGACATGTTTGTGGTGAAGTGGTTGATGCCCGGGGTCGTTATTGGCGGTTTTGTCGGTGCCAGTCTGGCGGAAATTATCCCAACTCATTACTTGCCAAAACTGTTTGGTGTGATTGTGTTGTTTCTTGCGGTACAAATGTTTCGCTCCATAAAAGTACTGAAATCCAAACCTATGCCTAGTAGCCCGGTTACCGTGATGTATGGCGCTGGTATTGGTGTCGTGTCCAGTTTGGCCGGGATTGGTGGTGGTTCGTTATCCGTCCCTTTTCTAAACAAGCATGGCGTTGAAATGCGCAAAGCGGTGGGCTCTTCTTCGGTGTGTGGCTGCGTGATTGCTATTTCAGGTATGATCGGTTTCATCTTGCACGGTTACAAAGCTGAGAATTTACCTGCGTACAGTATTGGTTATGTTTACCTTCCTGCTTTGTTGGCGATTGCCATGACGTCTATGCTCACCACCAAAGTTGGCGCGAAGTTGGCGACCCGTCTCCCTACAGCAGTATTAAAAAGAGTTTTTGCCGTATTTTTGATTATCATTGCGGCGACCATGCTACTGTAA
- the ptsP gene encoding phosphoenolpyruvate--protein phosphotransferase yields the protein MLSQLREIVEKVSRVEDVHLAFDILVKETCAALRTECCTIYLANEEMQRLELMATQGLTFEGDSIHINFNEGLVGLVKRSAEPLNLAEASKHPEFKFFPQLGEQIFHSFLATPIIHRKKVLGVLVIQQKTPRLFSEMEESFLVTLSAQLAVLIAHAQNLGHWQLASKPTVLKGVPASTGVAIGEFWFDNTQPSLSDVFPASTLDKEREYELLLVAIERALSDFRRMRKKLDSEINKDALAIFDLFTHLLNDPMLRGDLKKQIEKGDRADWALRQVVESYSNRFARMSDVYMRERAQDIRELGQRLLYFLHNSEQENSAIDRPVIMVANELTATLLASVPKEHLLAVVSLEGGANSHAAILSRALGVPAVMGANINTEVVNGKLGIVDGYTGEIFLEPNRQLLREYRSLVSEETELTAMVNKDLSLPAVTQDNHQIEVMLNAGLSADSNIAINTGVDGVGLYRTEIAFLLQHHFPSEDEQYHQYKAILNSYAHQRVVMRTLDIGGDKPLPYLPIDEDNPFLGWRGIRFTLDHPDIFLIQLRAMLRASADSGNLSILLPMVSGVKELDDAITLIDQAYSEAVLIDDRIQAPKVGVMIEVPSMVYLLPIIAHRVDFVSVGTNDLTQYLLAVDRNNSRVSDVYESMHPAVLLALKQIHDVCQQYQVPVCICGELAGDPFGSLLLLGLGYTSLSMNTSNVAKVKYLIRHSQQQELKQLAEQAMTLSYGEDIHQMMHDFFIQQGFAGFIRAGKK from the coding sequence ATGCTCAGCCAGCTAAGGGAAATAGTTGAAAAAGTCTCCAGAGTCGAAGATGTCCATCTAGCCTTTGATATATTGGTTAAAGAGACTTGTGCTGCCCTTCGCACAGAATGTTGTACTATTTATCTTGCTAATGAAGAAATGCAGCGCCTTGAGTTAATGGCGACTCAAGGCCTTACTTTTGAAGGTGATAGCATCCATATCAACTTCAATGAGGGTTTGGTCGGGTTAGTTAAGCGTAGCGCTGAGCCACTAAATCTTGCCGAAGCCTCTAAACACCCCGAGTTTAAATTTTTCCCTCAACTCGGAGAGCAAATCTTCCACTCGTTTCTTGCTACTCCGATTATTCATCGCAAAAAAGTGTTGGGTGTTTTAGTCATTCAACAGAAAACGCCGCGTTTGTTCAGTGAAATGGAAGAGTCATTCCTCGTCACGTTATCGGCTCAGTTAGCGGTATTGATTGCTCACGCGCAAAACCTTGGTCATTGGCAGCTCGCTTCGAAACCGACCGTTTTGAAAGGGGTTCCTGCGTCTACCGGTGTGGCGATTGGTGAGTTCTGGTTTGATAACACACAACCTAGTTTGTCCGATGTCTTTCCCGCTTCTACGTTAGATAAAGAGCGGGAATATGAGCTCTTACTGGTTGCGATTGAACGAGCTTTAAGTGATTTCCGCCGAATGCGTAAGAAGCTGGATAGCGAAATCAATAAAGACGCATTAGCTATCTTCGATTTGTTTACTCACTTGTTGAATGATCCAATGTTGCGCGGTGATCTTAAGAAACAAATCGAGAAAGGCGATAGGGCTGACTGGGCATTGCGACAGGTTGTAGAATCCTACTCGAATCGGTTTGCCAGAATGTCGGATGTGTACATGCGTGAGCGAGCGCAGGACATTAGAGAGCTAGGGCAAAGGTTGCTCTATTTTCTGCACAACAGTGAGCAAGAAAATTCTGCCATTGATCGACCTGTCATTATGGTGGCAAATGAGCTTACCGCAACGCTACTCGCTTCGGTCCCTAAAGAACACTTATTAGCGGTGGTTTCGCTAGAAGGGGGAGCCAACTCTCACGCGGCGATTCTATCTCGTGCGTTGGGTGTGCCTGCTGTGATGGGCGCAAACATCAACACGGAAGTGGTCAATGGAAAATTGGGCATTGTTGATGGGTATACCGGGGAAATTTTCCTTGAGCCAAACCGCCAGTTACTGCGTGAGTACCGTAGCTTAGTTAGCGAGGAAACTGAACTCACCGCAATGGTGAACAAGGATCTCTCACTGCCTGCGGTTACGCAAGATAATCACCAAATTGAAGTCATGCTGAATGCAGGGCTGAGTGCTGACAGCAATATTGCCATCAACACTGGCGTGGATGGTGTGGGATTATATCGAACTGAAATCGCATTTTTACTTCAGCATCACTTTCCATCCGAAGATGAGCAGTATCATCAGTATAAGGCGATATTGAACAGTTACGCACATCAGCGTGTGGTTATGCGTACCCTGGATATCGGTGGTGATAAACCACTGCCATATTTGCCCATCGATGAAGACAACCCATTTTTAGGTTGGCGTGGCATCCGCTTTACCTTAGATCATCCGGATATTTTCCTTATCCAGTTGCGCGCCATGCTCAGAGCAAGTGCGGATAGTGGTAATTTGAGTATTTTGTTACCAATGGTCTCTGGGGTGAAAGAGTTGGACGATGCGATTACCTTAATTGATCAGGCATACAGTGAAGCCGTGTTAATTGATGACCGGATTCAGGCGCCGAAAGTTGGGGTGATGATCGAAGTGCCCTCGATGGTGTATTTATTGCCGATTATCGCACATCGTGTTGATTTCGTTTCAGTGGGTACCAACGACTTAACCCAGTATTTATTAGCCGTTGATCGGAACAATTCTCGTGTTTCTGATGTCTATGAGTCCATGCATCCGGCTGTGTTACTGGCGCTGAAGCAGATTCATGACGTTTGTCAGCAATATCAGGTACCGGTCTGCATTTGTGGCGAGCTAGCTGGCGATCCGTTTGGTTCGTTGTTGCTGTTGGGCTTGGGCTATACAAGCTTGAGTATGAACACGTCTAATGTTGCTAAGGTCAAGTATTTGATTCGTCATAGCCAACAACAAGAGCTAAAACAGTTAGCGGAACAAGCAATGACACTTTCATATGGAGAAGACATCCATCAAATGATGCATGATTTCTTTATCCAACAAGGGTTTGCTGGCTTTATTCGGGCAGGCAAGAAGTAG